Below is a genomic region from Culicoides brevitarsis isolate CSIRO-B50_1 chromosome 2, AGI_CSIRO_Cbre_v1, whole genome shotgun sequence.
TTTAATTGAAAGATACGatcattgaattaaattccATCATATAAGTTCAAAGTTGATTAGACAAATTGATTTATATTAAGAAGGTAAGTATATCTAAAGCttctaaaattgatatttattcttttacaggtttttgaatttttctatgCTTGTTCATGCTTTATATCCTGATACGTGTCGAATTTGGGTTTCAATTAATAGAAAACCTATTAAAGGaattaaaagttcattcaaaagtttttaaaaaaatttaaaagttactaaaaaatttggtaaaaataaaaatacaaaaattgtttgacaaAAAAGACTAAAAGAGTTTTAGCTCGAAATTactaaaagttacaaaaaaactgAAGTCTTGGCTCATAAACTGAAgtcgaaaaagttttaaacagtttagataaaaattattaagaaaaactcacttttgttttgtaatcATCTCCTCTAAGTAACGCTCGCGGCTCATTACTGATCAATTCTTTTCAATTGtatattgaattgaaaaaccGCGTTGCAAGAATCGACCTTTTCTACAAAACATAAAGAAAGATGTTAATTCTCAATTTATGTTCAACAATAATTTCCTGATTGCGCTCATTTATCTTCCCATTCTTCTCTTTCTTCTTCCTCTTAACATCAGTACAATACTCTCCATTTACTCGAGAGCCAAAGAAAAGAGGGCTCCAACCAAATCTAACgttttgcaatttattttaatttatttaaaaataaaattgaattaaacatTGTTCAGAAAGTCTGTAGGTAACTTTATGAGAGGAAGAAAGAATACAAGAAGAGTCTCcgcatgataataaaaataattttcttccattGTAAAGCATTAATGGCTTTGTCGTCCCACCTACTCGTTATCTATCTCTCTATATGACttgactattattattattaaatagttctctcgttttttttttattctaatttaataataacaatcttTTGAACGGCATTCACCACATCATCCAGCGCGCACACTTACAAAGCAAACCAAACAAACCAGGCATAATCAAGTAAAGAGGCATAAGCGTTTTTAATAGTCAGCTATAAATTGTTATCAACGTGGTTTTTTGTTCTGCTGTTTCCCTTTTCGGACTATTGGTATTTCTCTTTTTCACTACACGACAACAACACGTCGCATAGATTCGCTCTGAAATTAATGGATTCGTGACTGGTACAAATTAGTTTTGGACTCGATCGTTGATcgatgtaaatatttgtttcgacaaacaacaaaaaaaaatggcttaAAATATTGACATAAGCTGTGAGTTGAGTAATTAAGGAACGCTTGTAATcgttttctttcataaaaatgtctcTCGCTCTGTGGttgttttcgttttatttaatgatgGTTAGAAGCATTTTaaagagaattaattttttttcctcctcatattgaacatttttttatttttcgtatttacaaAGGCACACATATAGCTTGTGGAGTCACGGTTCAATGGCCTcatcaatcattttttcttctttctttttttttacttaacattttttgtgtgcttaataaaaaatttaagacaagAAGTTTGGTTGTGCCCGAATTATTTGATGGAATTAGTAGTATTTTATGGGTAGGCAGCAAATTCttgatctgtttttttttctactggttttatttttgtgtagaggtattttgttttctatttgatttaagaaaaatagttttgtgtTAACCCTTTCTTgcacttaatttaattctttagtttttagttcaatttatttaaagtttgatgttcattttaaattttttttttttttgaaaattatttcttttaaaaatttttgccgtttaataaatttattcaaaaaaaaattttttaattttgttaaccctttcttgcataaaaaaattttaatttttttttgttcacttttaattaaatatttttagtttttttttttaatttttttttaatttaaaaaattaacgagaaaaaaaattcgaaaagaaaatatcaaattcattaaaaatagtaaaatattttaaattattcaaaaattaaataaaatgaaaaataacgagtgaaaaaaattgcaataaaagtttaatttgattttcaaaaaaaaaaaaattaatttaattttaaataaaaggttaaaaatttaaaatttttcaaaaaaaaaaaaaaaaaaaaaaaaaaaataaaataaaaaaaataaaaaaaaattcttaaatttgttcaaaattttctcaacaaTTATAAATCATTAGTAAGGCAAAactcttgacttttttttgccaaacaaTATTCAAGTCAAGTTCAATGCGAATGTTAAACGAGCCAGTCGTGGTAGCAAAGGTCTAAAGATCCAATCACGGCAAACAATCATACATTGATTTATTGCCATTTATTTGTGTtgtcttgatattttttattccattttgcTGTACTTCATTCtgtgttcaatttcaattcaaacacaaaaagttggaatgtaataaaaaattgatgatgatgacgatgatattttttttatccacatCACGACTTTTATCGttcttttgaacattttcgaaACTTCTTTCTCGAAGTTAACGTTAAATTTGACCTTTTGGGCGTTGTTGTCGTGCAAAAAAGGGTTTTAACTTCATTCAACCAGGAATTGAAATTCTGTCAAGTTTTGTACAGAGAAAAGAAAGAGACGAGAAATCCATAAAAGGCATTTAATTACCGACTGAGACGTTCTTTTCTTCATATATTTGCGCGCACAGCAACATCACACTTCTCATGAGAGAAATAGAGAGGTACGAGAAAATGAATGGCATTTAAGTGCGTAGGCGTTTTGTGTTGAAACCACGTTTACATTATTTATGTGCGTGTTGTGAAGAAAACGTCTCAGTTAAAAAGTtgtctattaattttattttttatacaacgaCTTTTGTGTGGAAAAAGAGCTCTTAATCGTCTTTTTATgagatattttcgaaaatttcgaagatgaatttcaaattttcgaaaagttgTTTCAAGATCTTttctaatttcgaaaatttcgaagaaaaatttcaaattttcgaaaatttttcttaagatattttttaatttcgaagaaaattttcaaatcttcgAATATTTGTTAAAGATCTTTCtaacttcgaaaattttgaagaaaaatttcaaattttcgaaaatttgttttaaaaatctattgaaacttcgaaaatttcgaagaaaaattttaaattttcgaaaatttgtcttaagactttttctaatttcgaaaatttcgaagatgaatttcaaattttcgaaaaattattctgaaaaatttcaaattttcgaatatttgttAAAGATCTTTCTAACTTcgaaaatttcgaagaaaaaatttcaaattttcgaaaatttgtttacagattctttctgaattttaaaaacgttctaaaaatccttcaaattttcgaaaattattttaaaaactttacaaattttcgaaattcgaaaaatcttttaaattttcgaaaatctttaaaaaatttaattttttaaatcgaaaaagcgcttttaattgacaaaatttgacttttacaCTCCTtcattctttcaaaaaaaaaaaaaaaaaaaaacttaataccattttaatcatttactTCCATCtttaaaacatatttcatGCCgaatgcattattattatcgtatcGCGCTGCAGAAATGTctcgtacaaaaataaaaagcgaacaacaagaagaaggaaaaaaagagtttaaattggatttaagaaaaatcgtGATTTAGTTTTAACTTTCAAGAAGATGAGATGCCTCTTTTTATGTTCTTTCTTGTGTGTTTGGGCATTCAAGAACGTTttcattcttcttctttttttttgctgttcttttatgttatttttcacgagcaagcaaaatatttatttatttattcaggaGATCGTAAGTAGGCACTTTTGACTCcacaaaagcaacaaaaatgttccgagcacgatgaaaaaaaaaataattgaacagAAAAAGTTCGTTATTGAGTCCAGGTACACTCAATGGATGTACCACGAGATCATTTCACACCCTCGTAGTCGTTCGTTCGTTGGTTGGATACatttaagataaatattttttctcattcttcttcttcttcttgtgtttcacctttttttctgtacatacctttcaagctaaaaaaataaaataaaataattttgttatataTTGGAGACTCACAAACACACGTGAGATGATCATGATTTTTGTACATaaccaaaggaaaaaaaattgaagaagaagGCAAAAAATCGTTCGTTTTCTATTTAccacaaaaataactttaacgacaaaaagttgagtttgtaaataaaacaggtttgagaaagatttttttttataattttttttttgatgaagagGAACGAAAGAACGAACGAGagaatttaagataaaatattttttttttgtaatttgactTTTAACGGACTTTTTGGCTTTTATATATTGGAATCAAAgtcaaataagatttttttacacttgataaaatttattaaaaattaaattaatttgtattaatatctcataaatttaattttcaattaattaaataaaattaaaaaaaaaaataataaaataataattttttaattttcaattaattaaataaaattaataaaaaaaaataaatgaaatatttattaatttttaaatttcttaaatttttcaggactaataaatattttaaaaatttatttaaatgaaaatttagatgTAAAAAAgatgtaattatttaatattttatattttgttcaaaattttcttttaatctatttaattttttaattattaaaaaaaaattaagaaaattatttattgaaaatttaaattaaaaatttaaaaaaaaataaaatatttatttttttttaattttttaaattattattcaggattttattatttttttttatttaaaaaaatttatttcttaaagttatatatttttttaatattcattaaaaattaattttaatgtaggtattaaaattttcctttaataatttttatttaattgaattattttataattattattttttttaatcgaattttttttaattagaattataaaaataatgggtaagaatttttttaccatttttgtttgaaaaatttttttatcatttttttaaattgtttatttgtttgataaaaatatcatgaagttctttaaaatttaataaaaatatcttcattTAAAGAACTTTACTTTTCAACTAGACTTTAAAgaacgtaaaataatttaaaaaaaataaaaataattaaaatttagcaaaaaatcaacaattttaatgtttaatgtcgattgcatactttcaggctcaatataaaaatttatttcctgtTCAGCGCCATCAAACCGTAACTGCGGTAAAAATCAGAACTAACAAAATTGAgtcgaatgaaattgataaaacattcaaatcaaaacaaatacaCGAGGAATCTTCAAAATCtcgtgttttaattaaatttctcataaatttaagccgaaaataattcaaaaaatattaaaatttgattaaaaaagtaaaaatctatTGAAATCATGGCAAAACTGCTCGCGTATCACACTCTACCGCAAATTAGCGACACATTTCTTGGCATCGCGAAGGATTCTCAAGACGACAGAGTTATTTGCACCTACGgaaggaatttaattttcattattgaggtaatattttaataaatttcctcaaattttcattaatttttaaattttttcatcagttATCGACccaaaaacaagtaaaaagtTGGAAACCTGAGGAAAAACTGCTCAAACGAGTCGTTTATGACTCCGACACGGAACAGTACGTCGGATTATTTGGCGAACGCAATATCAAGTGTTGGACTGAAGACACCTCCAACATCTCAAAAGTGAAACGTACaaaggtaattttaatttttcatcacaaaaaatcaaaaatttaaaaattttctttgatttttagcTCCTTCGACCTGTTCACGAGTTCGTTGTCCTCGACGACGGTCGTTTACTGATCCTCTACGGCAGCTCGTACTGCGAATCGTTAAAATCCGCTTTGGAAACTGTCAAAGCAAAGAACGAAATTGACGAACCAAATCGCCCCGAGATGACTTTACGTGAAGTTTCGCAAGCCAAAGTCATCAACGGCCCCAATGGAAAGttagttttttcatttttcacgaaaaaaaccgACGACGATGAAGTTTTGTTGTCTTTTGTCGAGTTAGATGACGAAAAATTACGTCCTTTACGAGGATACACGCGAATTCGCGTCACCGCCGACGGGATGGAAAAATTATCCGCTTGTACGTTCATCGAAAGTAGTCAAGGCATGGAGCTGGTGTCAGTTTGGAACGATAGCTCGCTTTTTATTCGTCATTTGGACTTTAATGTCGATGCAGAAGCGCCAAATTCCGTCGGAACGTTCGTCACAAAGTTAAGTGTAATAAATCCGAATGAACGAATGACCATGATTGCCTTGCGGAGCGATTGTGTAGCGATTTATGCGGCAAATTCAGCTCAAGATGGGGCCTCGGTGCTACTTTTCAACACGCAATTCAAGATGGTGCAGTCCCGACAGTCGTTCAAAGTCTTTTTTCCACAAAGTCAGATGTTTATcgtggaaaataatttatttttgatggcGGGACAGAATTTTGCGATGATCCCTTTTCGTTACACGAAGAATAAATTGTCAAGTTTGATCGGCAGTCAACGAAATTCAGAACTTTCGGTTGAAGATTATGAGCAGGGGACCTTAAATGAGCACGGAGACTTCGAAACTGCCCTTTCCTATAACCCAAAAGACACCGCAACGAGTCTTCAGACCGAAAACGGTGTCGTTTATTACcccaaaaacaataaaaaacgcaATTTGAGGAATCAATTTGCCACAAGAACCTTCGAAGATGCCGAAGAACTCGATGAAAAGATGAATTTTCTCTATCGGGACGACGTTGAAGTCGAAATTGTCGAAAATGAACTTCTTCCTGCGGGTCACGTTGCCGTTCGAGCTCTCCAAAATGCCCGAGACTCCTCCCAAA
It encodes:
- the LOC134831775 gene encoding uncharacterized protein LOC134831775 — encoded protein: MAKLLAYHTLPQISDTFLGIAKDSQDDRVICTYGRNLIFIIELSTQKQVKSWKPEEKLLKRVVYDSDTEQYVGLFGERNIKCWTEDTSNISKVKRTKLLRPVHEFVVLDDGRLLILYGSSYCESLKSALETVKAKNEIDEPNRPEMTLREVSQAKVINGPNGKLVFSFFTKKTDDDEVLLSFVELDDEKLRPLRGYTRIRVTADGMEKLSACTFIESSQGMELVSVWNDSSLFIRHLDFNVDAEAPNSVGTFVTKLSVINPNERMTMIALRSDCVAIYAANSAQDGASVLLFNTQFKMVQSRQSFKVFFPQSQMFIVENNLFLMAGQNFAMIPFRYTKNKLSSLIGSQRNSELSVEDYEQGTLNEHGDFETALSYNPKDTATSLQTENGVVYYPKNNKKRNLRNQFATRTFEDAEELDEKMNFLYRDDVEVEIVENELLPAGHVAVRALQNARDSSQMHLQVEMLTSQLESCGAGEMEITERLLPLLLEAQATSDIIITLRRYLHVSEEMITRVLKYALKLPEDLGNSNSVDLLNVVLSCSFHTPTITPFLRSELDLSETLSLLKHLLTLYRAPLVKLEERPDNGTYYNDDKQIVEWVNVLIDSHYQQICISQDAEIMEIVKEWKKVIKSNVEAMRELNALRATLLKFAEGQDLNVNKQACRFYSVERIKIY